The proteins below are encoded in one region of Pseudomonas entomophila L48:
- a CDS encoding ABC transporter permease — translation MALSPLNRRRFERFKANRRGWWSLWIFLVLFVLSLGAEFIANDKPIAVRYDGAWYFPAFKRYPETTFGGEFPLEANYKSPYIRELLEKKDAFVLWAPIPYSYQSINYDLKVPAPAPPSTDNLLGTDDQGRDVLARVIYGFRISVLFALTLTIASSIVGVIAGALQGFYGGWVDLAGQRFLEIWSGLPVLYLLIILASFVQPNFWWLLGIMLLFSWMSLVDVVRAEFLRGRNLEYVRAARALGMRNGPIMFRHILPNAMISTMTFMPFILTGAIGTLTALDFLGFGLPAGSPSLGELVAQGKSNLQAPWLGISAFAVLAVMLSLLVFIGESARDAFDPRK, via the coding sequence ATGGCCCTGTCCCCCCTCAATCGCCGGCGCTTCGAGCGCTTCAAGGCCAACCGCCGCGGCTGGTGGTCGCTGTGGATCTTCCTGGTGCTGTTCGTGCTGAGCCTGGGCGCCGAGTTCATCGCCAACGACAAGCCGATTGCCGTGCGCTACGACGGCGCGTGGTACTTCCCCGCCTTCAAGCGCTACCCCGAGACCACCTTCGGCGGCGAGTTCCCGCTGGAGGCCAACTACAAGAGCCCGTACATCCGCGAGCTGCTGGAGAAGAAGGACGCCTTCGTGCTGTGGGCGCCGATCCCCTACAGCTACCAGAGCATCAACTACGACCTGAAGGTGCCGGCCCCCGCGCCGCCCTCCACCGACAACCTGCTGGGCACCGACGACCAGGGCCGCGACGTGCTGGCCCGGGTGATCTACGGCTTCCGTATCTCGGTGCTGTTCGCCCTGACGCTGACCATCGCCAGCTCCATCGTCGGCGTGATCGCCGGCGCCTTGCAGGGCTTCTACGGCGGCTGGGTGGACCTGGCCGGCCAGCGCTTCCTGGAGATCTGGTCCGGCCTGCCGGTGCTGTACCTGCTGATCATCCTTGCCAGCTTCGTGCAGCCCAACTTCTGGTGGTTGCTGGGCATCATGCTGCTGTTCTCGTGGATGAGCCTGGTGGACGTGGTGCGTGCCGAGTTCCTGCGTGGGCGCAACCTCGAGTACGTGCGCGCCGCCCGCGCGCTGGGCATGCGCAACGGCCCGATCATGTTCCGGCATATCCTGCCCAACGCCATGATCTCGACCATGACCTTCATGCCGTTCATCCTCACCGGCGCCATCGGCACCCTCACCGCCCTGGACTTCTTAGGCTTCGGCCTGCCTGCCGGCTCGCCGTCGCTGGGCGAGCTGGTGGCCCAGGGCAAGTCCAACCTGCAAGCCCCCTGGCTGGGCATCAGCGCCTTCGCCGTGCTGGCGGTGATGCTGAGCCTGCTGGTATTCATCGGCGAATCCGCCCGCGACGCCTTCGACCCGAGGAAATGA
- a CDS encoding ABC transporter ATP-binding protein yields MSQDTLIEVRDLAVEFVTGEQVNRVVDGISFDIRKGETLALVGESGSGKSVTAHSILRLLPYPLARHPSGTIQYGGKDLLHLGEKPMQRIRGNRIAMIFQEPMTSLNPLHSIEKQINEILLLHKGLTGKAATARTLELLELVGIPEPKKRLKALPHELSGGQRQRVMIAMALANEPELLIADEPTTALDVTVQLKILDLLKELQARLGMALLLISHDLNLVRRIAHRVCVMQCGKIVEQANCATLFSKPQHPYTQMLINAEPSGAPAANAEGAPLLEVKDLKVWFPIKKGLLRRTVDHVKAVDGVNFSLPQGQTLGIVGESGSGKSTLGLAILRLISSQGGIRFHGQNLEGLNQKAVRPLRREMQVVFQDPFGSLSPRMCVADIVGEGLRIHKIGTPAEQEAAIIAALEEVGLDPRTRHRYPHEFSGGQRQRIAIARALVLKPALILLDEPTSALDRTVQRQVVELLRNLQVKYNLTYLFISHDLAVVKALSHQLMVIKHGQVVEQGDAGAIFHEPKHGYTRQLLQAAFLESAPSA; encoded by the coding sequence ATGAGCCAAGACACCCTGATCGAAGTCCGCGACCTGGCGGTGGAGTTCGTCACTGGCGAGCAGGTCAACCGCGTGGTCGACGGCATCAGCTTCGACATCCGCAAGGGCGAGACCCTGGCCCTGGTCGGTGAAAGCGGCTCGGGCAAGTCGGTGACCGCGCATTCGATTCTGCGCCTGCTGCCCTACCCGCTGGCGCGGCATCCTTCCGGCACCATCCAGTACGGCGGCAAGGACCTGCTGCACCTGGGCGAGAAACCCATGCAACGGATTCGCGGCAACCGCATTGCGATGATCTTCCAGGAGCCGATGACCTCGCTGAACCCGCTGCACAGCATCGAGAAGCAGATCAATGAGATTCTGTTGCTGCACAAGGGGCTGACCGGCAAGGCCGCCACGGCGCGCACGCTGGAGCTGCTGGAGCTGGTTGGTATTCCCGAGCCGAAGAAGCGCCTGAAAGCCCTGCCCCATGAGCTGTCCGGTGGCCAGCGCCAGCGGGTGATGATCGCCATGGCCCTGGCCAACGAGCCCGAACTGTTGATCGCCGACGAGCCCACCACGGCGCTCGACGTGACCGTGCAGTTGAAGATTCTCGACCTGCTCAAGGAGCTTCAAGCGCGCTTGGGGATGGCCCTGCTGCTGATCAGCCACGACCTCAACCTGGTGCGCCGCATCGCCCACCGCGTGTGCGTGATGCAGTGCGGCAAGATCGTCGAGCAGGCCAATTGCGCCACGCTGTTCAGCAAGCCGCAGCATCCGTATACGCAGATGCTGATCAACGCCGAGCCCAGCGGCGCGCCTGCCGCGAATGCCGAAGGGGCGCCGTTGCTGGAGGTGAAGGACCTGAAGGTGTGGTTCCCGATCAAGAAGGGGCTGCTGCGCCGGACCGTAGACCATGTAAAGGCCGTGGATGGGGTGAACTTCAGCCTGCCACAGGGGCAGACGCTCGGGATCGTTGGCGAGAGTGGGTCGGGCAAGTCCACCTTGGGACTAGCCATCCTGCGGTTGATTTCCAGCCAGGGTGGTATTCGCTTCCATGGGCAGAATCTTGAAGGGCTGAACCAGAAGGCCGTGCGGCCGCTGCGGCGGGAGATGCAGGTGGTGTTTCAGGATCCCTTTGGCAGCCTGAGCCCGCGCATGTGCGTGGCGGATATCGTTGGCGAAGGATTACGGATTCACAAGATCGGCACGCCGGCTGAGCAGGAAGCGGCGATTATCGCGGCGCTTGAGGAAGTGGGGCTGGATCCGCGGACGCGCCATCGGTATCCCCATGAGTTTTCTGGGGGGCAGCGGCAGCGGATTGCGATTGCCCGGGCGTTGGTGTTGAAGCCTGCGTTGATTTTGCTGGATGAGCCTACCTCGGCGCTGGATCGGACGGTGCAGCGGCAGGTGGTTGAGTTGCTGCGGAATTTGCAGGTTAAGTACAACCTCACCTACCTGTTCATCAGCCATGACCTGGCGGTGGTGAAGGCGTTGAGTCATCAGTTGATGGTGATCAAGCATGGGCAGGTGGTGGAACAGGGGGATGCGGGGGCTATATTTCATGAGCCGAAGCATGGGTATACGAGGCAGTTGTTGCAAGCGGCGTTTTTGGAGAGTGCGCCATCTGCTTGA
- a CDS encoding ATP-binding protein produces MRLKTIAIKNFRCYSEKVTIPIEDLTTIIGKNDIGKSSILEALEIFFNNETITIEQGDANISSEDKSVEICCEFENLPTPISLDSGAETSLSEEYLLSSEGTLKIQKIFNCNNKKVTEEIFIIAQHPSTKGFENLLELKEKDLQARIKELKLDTPLKGNPGMRKALWAAAGDLQLSETAIPTGKAKEDTKRIWEQIEIHLPLFALFQSDRSSRDSDTEVQSPMKAAISAAIAEVQDDIANIQKKVQEKAEEIAHRTHEALKTLDINLANELTPEFSAPSPAKWTGLFSIGLNTDSGIPLNKRGSGVRRLVLVSFFKAEAERRLKSGSRRSIIYAIEEPETAQHPNNQRLLIESFKSLSTEPGCQVILTTHSPGFAAQLPSDSIRFVTRCSETNKPIISIGADAYGPVAEALGVTPDSRVQVLLCVEGPTDVACIKALSKALHSADQNLVNLDTEERVAFVVLGGSTLQHWVNQHYLRTLNKPEVHIYDGDVADYRDSVTQINQRTDGSWGAITLKHEIESYLHSTAIAQAFGVNIQVTDQPVNGKATPKVFSEAYSLQQGFGAPMRDSTAKKLLANKAFPCMTAAMIQQRDPAGEVEGWFRRIGQMLR; encoded by the coding sequence ATGAGACTTAAGACAATAGCGATAAAAAATTTTCGCTGCTATTCGGAAAAAGTAACCATCCCAATTGAAGACCTCACTACCATTATCGGGAAAAACGATATAGGCAAATCTTCAATTCTTGAGGCTTTAGAGATATTTTTCAACAACGAAACCATCACCATAGAACAAGGCGACGCCAACATCTCCTCAGAGGATAAATCTGTAGAGATATGCTGCGAATTTGAAAACCTGCCAACCCCTATAAGCTTAGACTCGGGAGCTGAAACCTCCCTATCAGAGGAGTACCTTCTCTCTTCAGAAGGCACCCTAAAGATTCAAAAAATATTTAATTGCAACAACAAAAAAGTCACCGAAGAAATCTTTATAATTGCCCAACACCCATCAACAAAAGGATTTGAAAATCTACTCGAACTTAAAGAGAAGGATCTACAAGCAAGGATAAAAGAGCTAAAACTGGACACTCCTCTCAAAGGCAATCCAGGCATGCGCAAAGCCTTATGGGCCGCAGCCGGAGATCTCCAACTTTCAGAAACAGCGATACCCACAGGCAAAGCCAAAGAGGATACAAAGCGAATTTGGGAACAAATTGAAATTCATCTGCCTTTATTTGCTTTGTTCCAAAGTGACAGAAGTAGCCGTGACTCTGACACAGAAGTCCAGAGCCCGATGAAAGCGGCAATTTCCGCAGCAATAGCTGAAGTCCAAGATGATATAGCCAACATCCAAAAGAAAGTACAAGAAAAAGCGGAAGAAATAGCCCACAGAACCCACGAAGCGCTTAAAACCCTTGACATTAACTTAGCTAACGAACTGACACCAGAATTCAGTGCCCCCTCTCCCGCCAAATGGACAGGATTATTTTCAATCGGTTTAAACACTGACTCAGGGATACCCCTAAACAAACGTGGAAGCGGCGTGCGTCGATTGGTACTCGTAAGCTTCTTCAAGGCCGAAGCAGAGCGACGACTGAAAAGTGGAAGCCGCCGCAGTATCATTTATGCCATCGAAGAGCCGGAAACCGCGCAACACCCCAACAATCAAAGACTGTTGATTGAATCATTCAAGTCACTCTCAACCGAACCAGGCTGTCAGGTCATACTAACAACACACAGTCCTGGTTTCGCAGCTCAGCTACCAAGCGACAGCATACGATTTGTCACTAGATGCTCAGAGACTAACAAACCAATTATTTCTATCGGAGCAGATGCTTATGGACCTGTAGCGGAGGCGTTAGGCGTCACGCCTGATAGCAGAGTTCAGGTTTTACTTTGCGTAGAGGGCCCAACGGATGTGGCGTGCATTAAAGCACTAAGCAAAGCACTACACAGCGCGGACCAAAACTTAGTAAATCTAGACACCGAAGAGCGCGTTGCCTTTGTTGTACTAGGCGGCTCTACTCTTCAACACTGGGTAAATCAACATTATCTAAGAACATTAAACAAGCCAGAAGTCCACATCTATGATGGAGACGTTGCGGACTACAGAGACTCCGTGACCCAAATAAATCAACGGACCGATGGATCCTGGGGAGCCATAACCTTGAAGCACGAGATAGAAAGCTATCTCCACTCAACGGCTATTGCTCAAGCTTTTGGTGTAAACATCCAGGTAACAGACCAGCCAGTTAACGGAAAAGCCACGCCAAAAGTATTTTCAGAAGCGTATTCACTCCAGCAAGGTTTTGGTGCTCCTATGAGGGACTCAACAGCAAAAAAACTTCTTGCAAACAAAGCATTTCCTTGCATGACAGCCGCCATGATTCAACAGAGAGATCCGGCTGGCGAGGTGGAAGGTTGGTTCAGAAGAATTGGCCAAATGTTACGATGA
- a CDS encoding DUF3077 domain-containing protein, which translates to MSTDDTTPHTTVGKTKFYQGEKHTDPLFCIEPGIPCQHAREQASELMGCVCDLTITGIMEEKPQLIWASYYLSALAKALMDDAELGMKH; encoded by the coding sequence ATGAGCACAGACGACACCACGCCCCACACCACCGTGGGCAAGACCAAGTTCTACCAGGGTGAAAAGCATACCGACCCGCTGTTCTGCATCGAACCCGGCATCCCGTGCCAACACGCACGGGAACAGGCTTCGGAGTTGATGGGCTGCGTGTGCGACCTGACCATCACCGGGATCATGGAGGAGAAGCCTCAGTTGATCTGGGCGTCGTATTACCTGAGCGCGCTAGCCAAGGCGCTGATGGATGATGCGGAGTTGGGGATGAAACACTGA
- a CDS encoding DUF3757 domain-containing protein, translated as MRTIGTALLALFMVGNAVAATCPSVSSITQKEDGQGYAYSAPGGWEGDNPMASEEDLGSFEFFTAKVTEKSVICRYKGENKSGVSLTLSGARQTAGDGWEDGECTASDVDACAFK; from the coding sequence ATGCGTACGATCGGAACTGCCTTGCTGGCTTTGTTCATGGTGGGTAACGCCGTTGCCGCCACCTGCCCAAGTGTTTCAAGCATCACTCAAAAAGAAGACGGTCAAGGCTACGCCTACAGCGCCCCAGGCGGCTGGGAGGGCGATAACCCGATGGCCAGTGAAGAGGACCTCGGCAGCTTCGAGTTCTTCACCGCGAAGGTCACTGAGAAATCAGTGATTTGCCGATACAAAGGCGAGAATAAAAGTGGTGTCAGTCTGACCTTGTCCGGCGCCAGACAAACGGCGGGAGATGGCTGGGAAGACGGTGAATGCACAGCATCTGATGTGGACGCCTGTGCATTCAAGTAG
- a CDS encoding AAA family ATPase: MADIFLRPELAADMARQLLKPSALDIGLRSGLFLSGLRRTGKTTFLKNDLIPALEAQGALVIYVDLWSDTQTSPVKLVLAAVRKALLELQTPTSSFMQRLRRVRGAEVELAGFKFGFNLDTLGEAGGVTLAEALTEAVDQAKATVVLIVDEVQHAITTEDGQQMMLALKAARDAINPRPATPGHFLFIGTGSHRAMVNELTARRNQAFAGATNVAYPVLDEGYVAFWLQRLAADGLDNLPSLEVATEAFKTLGSRPEEFIRALRQLIHSPSLGSGADVVLPVIAATLRSAAADLELMKVEELGVLAQAIFARIASVDGETRGVFSSEAAGEYSTFVGREVRVEEIQPVANELLAANLIIRRGHGLYGVTDPFVQEIWRERQAMLGKR, encoded by the coding sequence ATGGCTGACATTTTCCTGCGCCCGGAACTGGCGGCCGATATGGCCAGGCAACTGCTCAAGCCCTCTGCGCTGGATATCGGCCTGCGTTCCGGGTTGTTCCTGTCCGGCCTGCGCCGGACGGGCAAGACCACCTTCCTCAAGAACGATCTGATCCCGGCCCTGGAGGCACAGGGCGCACTGGTGATCTACGTCGACCTGTGGAGCGACACCCAGACAAGCCCGGTGAAGCTGGTGCTGGCTGCCGTGCGCAAAGCCCTGCTCGAACTGCAGACACCGACCTCGTCGTTCATGCAGCGTCTCAGGCGCGTGCGTGGCGCCGAGGTGGAGCTGGCCGGTTTCAAATTCGGTTTCAACCTCGATACCCTGGGTGAAGCAGGCGGCGTGACACTCGCCGAAGCGCTGACCGAAGCGGTGGACCAGGCCAAGGCGACTGTCGTGCTGATCGTCGACGAAGTGCAGCATGCCATCACCACAGAGGACGGGCAGCAGATGATGCTGGCCCTGAAGGCCGCACGTGACGCCATCAACCCAAGGCCCGCGACGCCTGGGCATTTCCTGTTCATTGGCACCGGCTCGCACCGGGCCATGGTCAACGAGCTGACCGCCCGGCGTAACCAGGCGTTTGCCGGCGCCACCAACGTGGCTTATCCGGTGCTGGACGAGGGCTATGTCGCGTTCTGGCTCCAGCGGCTCGCCGCAGATGGCCTCGACAACCTGCCCTCGCTGGAGGTGGCGACCGAGGCGTTCAAGACACTGGGCAGCCGGCCTGAAGAGTTCATCCGTGCCCTGCGGCAGTTGATTCACTCGCCCAGCCTCGGTTCCGGGGCGGATGTGGTGCTGCCGGTGATTGCGGCCACGCTACGCTCGGCGGCGGCCGACCTGGAACTGATGAAGGTCGAGGAACTGGGTGTACTGGCCCAGGCCATTTTCGCCCGGATCGCCTCCGTGGATGGCGAGACGCGGGGCGTGTTTTCCAGCGAGGCGGCGGGGGAGTATTCGACGTTCGTGGGGCGTGAAGTGCGGGTGGAGGAGATCCAGCCGGTGGCCAATGAGTTGCTGGCGGCGAACCTGATCATTCGCCGGGGGCATGGCCTGTATGGCGTGACCGATCCGTTCGTGCAGGAGATCTGGCGGGAGCGCCAGGCGATGCTGGGCAAGCGTTGA
- a CDS encoding APC family permease translates to MPDATPAKLSLTSLTVFGLAYMCPSLAMVIFGVISERSDGIAPSAFLLATGAMLLSALSYAKLSRLFPVSGSAYYYAKRLLGPGCGFVVGWAVLLAYLFMPMVAWLLQSVFLNAQFPQVPTWGWLLINIGLTTAVTVSGMTLTDRLNKVLTVFSVALVLLFIGYCLRYVAGQPQVGFTHPVWNEHSTLTGLTAAAAIAAYSFLGFDAVTTLAEEAEQPRRDIPRAVLLVISVGGLLFTAVAYLMQLSHPGGQFADPETATYALSIKVGGQFFADFVNLGGIVAGFASCLAVQVSASRLLYFMGREGVLPPRYFAKLQGRARTPVFNLLLIAGLGLIGIGADVSSAASLINFGAFLAFAAVNVCVIAYYRRERRKQRLSGVGFVVFPLLAIGVNLYLLSLLSTVVILAGVAWLVCGGLYLMWLTAGFSKPTPGLMEVES, encoded by the coding sequence ATGCCTGACGCCACCCCCGCAAAACTTTCCCTGACCTCCCTGACTGTCTTCGGCCTGGCCTACATGTGCCCGAGCCTGGCCATGGTGATCTTCGGCGTGATCTCCGAGCGCAGCGACGGCATCGCCCCCAGCGCCTTCCTGCTGGCCACCGGCGCCATGCTGCTGTCGGCCCTGAGCTACGCCAAGCTGTCGCGCCTGTTCCCGGTGTCCGGCTCGGCCTACTACTACGCCAAGCGCCTGCTCGGCCCCGGCTGCGGCTTCGTGGTCGGCTGGGCGGTGCTGCTGGCCTACCTGTTCATGCCCATGGTCGCCTGGCTGCTGCAGTCGGTGTTCCTCAACGCCCAGTTCCCGCAGGTGCCCACCTGGGGCTGGCTGCTGATCAACATCGGCCTGACCACGGCGGTGACCGTCAGCGGCATGACCCTGACCGACCGTTTGAACAAAGTGCTCACGGTCTTCAGCGTGGCCCTGGTGCTGCTGTTCATTGGCTACTGCCTGCGCTATGTGGCCGGCCAGCCCCAGGTCGGCTTCACCCACCCCGTATGGAACGAACACAGCACCTTGACCGGCCTTACCGCCGCCGCCGCCATCGCCGCCTATTCGTTCCTCGGTTTCGACGCCGTGACCACCCTGGCCGAGGAGGCCGAACAGCCCAGGCGCGACATCCCCCGTGCGGTGCTGCTGGTGATCAGCGTGGGCGGGCTGCTGTTCACGGCGGTGGCCTACCTGATGCAACTGAGCCACCCCGGTGGCCAGTTCGCCGACCCAGAGACCGCGACCTACGCACTGTCGATCAAGGTGGGCGGGCAGTTCTTCGCCGACTTCGTCAACCTCGGCGGCATCGTCGCCGGCTTCGCCTCGTGCCTGGCAGTGCAGGTCAGCGCCAGCCGCTTGCTGTACTTCATGGGCCGCGAAGGCGTGCTGCCGCCGCGTTATTTCGCCAAGCTGCAGGGCAGGGCGCGCACGCCGGTGTTCAACCTGCTGCTGATTGCCGGGCTGGGGTTGATCGGGATCGGCGCGGATGTGAGCTCGGCCGCTTCGCTGATCAACTTCGGCGCGTTCCTGGCGTTTGCGGCGGTGAATGTCTGCGTGATCGCGTACTACCGGCGTGAGCGGCGCAAGCAGCGGTTGAGTGGGGTGGGGTTCGTGGTGTTTCCGCTGCTGGCGATTGGGGTGAACCTGTATCTGCTGTCGCTGTTGAGCACGGTGGTGATACTGGCCGGGGTGGCTTGGCTGGTGTGTGGCGGGTTGTACTTGATGTGGCTGACGGCGGGGTTCAGCAAGCCCACGCCGGGGCTTATGGAGGTTGAGTCTTGA
- a CDS encoding helix-turn-helix domain-containing protein — MSLSLQDLSWHQGVGQCIEHLDRPSFWRTLATLLGDFVEVDTWVALLFSHDKPLIFDQSPYEREGIDPLVSVYANGLYLLDPFYISSRERPLTGLVRLADVAPEQFQQTDYYRLYFTHNVVADEVQFNLALGDGRTLCLSLGGRSRFDAQAIAQLELVRPWLIGLLRQRLHFEQLPERAPAKPALGLAQGRDEARRQLESVLTARELDVVRLILSGHSNKETAIKLQLSAETVKVHRRNVYRKLDVNSQSELFSLLFLAGEDLASLQPAP; from the coding sequence ATGAGCTTGAGCCTGCAGGATCTTTCGTGGCACCAGGGTGTGGGCCAATGCATCGAGCACCTCGACCGGCCGAGCTTCTGGCGTACCCTGGCCACGCTGCTCGGCGACTTCGTCGAGGTGGATACCTGGGTGGCGCTGCTGTTCAGCCACGACAAGCCGCTGATCTTCGACCAGAGCCCTTACGAGCGCGAGGGCATCGACCCGCTGGTGAGCGTGTACGCCAACGGCCTGTACCTGCTCGACCCGTTCTACATCAGCAGCCGCGAGCGGCCGCTGACCGGCCTGGTGCGCCTGGCCGACGTGGCCCCGGAGCAGTTTCAGCAGACCGACTACTACCGCCTGTACTTCACCCACAACGTGGTCGCCGACGAGGTGCAGTTCAACCTGGCCCTGGGCGATGGGCGCACGCTGTGCCTGTCGCTGGGCGGGCGCTCACGTTTCGACGCCCAGGCCATCGCCCAGCTGGAGCTGGTGCGCCCCTGGCTGATCGGCCTGCTGCGCCAGCGCCTGCACTTCGAGCAACTGCCCGAGCGCGCACCGGCCAAGCCCGCGCTGGGCCTGGCCCAGGGGCGCGACGAAGCACGGCGGCAGTTGGAGTCGGTGCTGACGGCGCGGGAGCTGGACGTGGTGCGGCTGATCCTGTCGGGGCATTCGAACAAGGAGACGGCCATCAAGCTCCAGCTGTCGGCCGAGACGGTGAAGGTCCATCGCCGCAACGTGTACCGCAAGCTGGACGTGAACTCCCAGAGCGAGCTGTTCTCGCTGCTGTTCCTGGCCGGTGAAGACCTCGCCAGCCTGCAACCGGCGCCGTGA
- a CDS encoding carbon-nitrogen hydrolase family protein: MKIEVVQTTTRDGDTAHNLRGILEALAQCAPDTDILLFPESHLTGFLAEDDVGMLSEAVDGDAVQAVVEAARRHNVAVVLGLYENDGGTFYNTTLFIAPEGILLTYRKTHLWLPEHGIVVPGDRFATVEWRGVRLGLLICYDSEFPETARALKTLGAQLMLITDGLAEPEDHVHRVSVMARAMENQVFAVVANRVGDGPDGCVFVGASLAVDPYGQILFEAGRGESRHSVTLDLSLIGKARAFHDYSANQRIQLPGERIEHANGVRELIIN; this comes from the coding sequence ATGAAGATCGAAGTGGTACAGACGACAACCCGCGACGGCGACACCGCCCACAACCTGCGCGGCATCCTCGAGGCCCTGGCCCAGTGCGCGCCGGACACCGATATCCTGCTGTTTCCCGAGTCGCACCTGACCGGTTTTCTCGCTGAGGACGACGTCGGCATGCTGTCCGAAGCCGTCGACGGCGATGCCGTGCAGGCGGTGGTCGAGGCGGCGCGCCGGCACAATGTCGCGGTGGTGCTGGGGCTGTACGAGAACGACGGCGGCACGTTCTACAACACCACCCTGTTCATCGCCCCTGAAGGCATTCTGCTCACCTACCGCAAGACCCACCTGTGGCTGCCGGAGCACGGCATCGTGGTACCGGGCGACCGCTTCGCCACCGTCGAATGGCGTGGCGTGCGCCTGGGCCTGTTGATCTGCTACGACAGCGAGTTCCCCGAGACGGCGCGGGCATTGAAGACCCTGGGCGCGCAGTTGATGCTGATCACCGATGGCCTGGCCGAACCGGAGGATCATGTGCACCGAGTGTCGGTGATGGCCCGGGCGATGGAGAACCAGGTGTTCGCCGTGGTCGCCAACCGCGTGGGCGATGGGCCGGATGGCTGCGTGTTCGTGGGGGCGAGCCTGGCGGTGGACCCGTATGGCCAAATACTGTTCGAGGCCGGGCGCGGTGAGTCGCGGCATAGCGTGACCCTGGACCTGTCGCTGATCGGCAAGGCCCGCGCCTTCCATGACTACAGCGCCAACCAGCGCATCCAGTTGCCGGGTGAGCGGATCGAGCATGCCAACGGGGTGCGGGAGTTGATCATCAACTAG
- a CDS encoding contractile injection system protein, VgrG/Pvc8 family: MFNPARQTHFSLTIDGVEHGLQVLAFSGEEAISRPYFFNVELVGEPADLDFDSLIDREAFLAFDTEGNGVHGRVYHVAQCGDDPRYKLALVPQLSYLRHRINQRIYQRLSVPEIVALILEEHGIVGGAYRLELRANYRVREICTQYDETDLHFVQRLCEEEGIHFHFQHSPRGHVLVLGDHQSAFTRSGIPTAYRQAPDSVADEPVIKHLMERHHAACRRTEGHSDQPRLASGHVLEITGHPHNAWNAPWLLTQVIHEGRQPQFSGEHLATGNEGDFDQGYRNRFTGYAWHASYRPPLAHRKPQVPGNQTAVVVAVEDEAVRNDRRLARVKVEFPWDREERVGDTRSCWLRLVSDWHCESMPPRTGMEVRVTFLEGDPDQPLISGCVCCSCQGRGLDRVTPGQ; encoded by the coding sequence ATGTTCAACCCAGCCCGGCAGACCCACTTCAGCTTGACCATCGACGGTGTCGAACATGGACTTCAGGTGCTCGCGTTCAGCGGCGAAGAGGCCATCAGCAGGCCATACTTCTTCAATGTGGAACTGGTCGGCGAACCGGCTGACCTGGACTTCGACAGCCTGATCGACCGCGAGGCTTTCCTGGCTTTCGATACCGAGGGCAACGGTGTGCATGGACGGGTCTACCACGTTGCCCAATGCGGTGATGACCCACGCTACAAGCTGGCCCTGGTGCCGCAGCTGTCCTACTTGCGCCACCGTATCAACCAACGGATCTATCAACGGTTATCGGTGCCGGAAATCGTTGCCTTGATACTGGAAGAGCACGGGATAGTGGGCGGCGCCTACCGGCTTGAGCTGCGGGCGAACTACCGCGTGCGCGAGATCTGCACCCAGTACGACGAAACGGACCTGCATTTTGTCCAGCGCCTGTGTGAAGAGGAGGGGATCCACTTCCACTTTCAACACAGTCCGCGGGGGCATGTGCTGGTGCTGGGCGATCATCAGTCGGCCTTTACCAGAAGTGGCATCCCGACCGCCTACAGGCAAGCGCCCGACAGCGTCGCCGACGAGCCGGTGATCAAGCACCTGATGGAGCGCCACCACGCGGCTTGTCGCCGAACGGAAGGGCACAGTGACCAGCCCCGCTTGGCCAGTGGCCATGTACTGGAAATCACGGGCCATCCACACAACGCGTGGAACGCTCCCTGGTTGCTGACCCAGGTTATCCATGAAGGGCGGCAGCCACAGTTTTCCGGTGAACACCTCGCCACTGGCAACGAGGGCGATTTTGATCAGGGTTACCGTAACCGCTTCACGGGGTATGCGTGGCACGCGAGCTACCGCCCGCCGTTGGCTCACAGGAAACCCCAGGTGCCCGGCAACCAGACGGCGGTGGTGGTTGCCGTGGAGGACGAGGCGGTTCGCAATGATCGGCGCCTGGCCAGGGTCAAGGTCGAGTTCCCCTGGGATCGCGAAGAGCGAGTGGGCGATACGCGCAGTTGCTGGCTGCGGTTGGTCTCCGACTGGCATTGCGAGAGCATGCCGCCTCGGACGGGGATGGAGGTCAGGGTGACTTTTCTTGAGGGCGATCCTGATCAGCCGCTGATCAGTGGTTGCGTGTGCTGCAGTTGTCAGGGGCGAGGTTTGGATAGAGTTACTCCCGGCCAATAA